The following coding sequences lie in one Odocoileus virginianus isolate 20LAN1187 ecotype Illinois chromosome 13, Ovbor_1.2, whole genome shotgun sequence genomic window:
- the MSTN gene encoding growth/differentiation factor 8, whose amino-acid sequence MQKLQICVYIYLFMLIVAGPVDLNENSEQKENVEKEGLCNACLWRQNTKSLRLEAIKIQILSKLRLETAPNISKDAVRQLLPKAPPLRELIDQYDVQRDDSSDGSLEDDDYHATTETVITMPTESDLLTQVEGKPKCCFFQFSSKIQYNKVVKAQLWIYLRPVKTPTTVFVQILRLIKPMKDGTRYTGIRSLKLDMNPGTGIWQSIDVKTVLQNWLKQPESNLGIEIKALDENGHDLAVTFPEPGEDGLNPFLEVKVTDTPKRSRRDFGLDCDEHSTESRCCRYPLTVDFEAFGWDWIIAPKRYKANYCSGECEFVFLQKYPHTHLVHQANPRGSAGPCCTPTKMSPINMLYFNDKEQIIYGKIPAMVVDRCGCS is encoded by the exons ATGCAAAAACTGCAAATCTGTGTTTATATTTACCTATTTATGCTGATTGTTGCTGGCCCCGTGGATCTGAATGAGAACAGCGAGCAGAAGGAAAATGTGGAAAAAGAGGGGCTGTGTAATGCATGTTTGTGGAGACAAAACACTAAATCCTTAAGACTAGAAGCCATAAAAATCCAAATCCTCAGTAAACTTCGCCTGGAAACAGCTCCTAACATCAGCAAAGATGCTGTAAGACAACTTCTGCCCAAAGCTCCTCCACTCCGGGAACTGATTGATCAGTACGATGTCCAGAGAGATGACAGCAGTGACGGCTCCTTGGAAGATGATGACTACCACGCTACGACGGAAACGGTCATCACCATGCCCACGGAGT CTGATCTTCTAACGCAAGTGGAAGGAAAACCCAAATGTTGCTTCTTTCAGTTTAGCTCTAAGATACAATACAATAAAGTAGTAAAGGCCCAACTGTGGATATATCTGAGACCTGTCAAGACTCCTACGACAGTGTTTGTGCAAATCCTGAGACTCATCAAACCCATGAAAGACGGTACAAGGTATACTGGAATCCGATCTCTGAAACTTGACATGAACCCAGGCACTGGTATTTGGCAGAGCATTGACGTGAAGACAGTGTTGCAAAACTGGCTCAAACAACCTGAATCCAACTTAGGCATTGAGATCAAAGCTTTAGATGAGAATGGCCACGATCTTGCTGTAACCTTCCCAGAACCAGGAGAAGATGGACTG AATCCTTTTTTAGAAGTCAAGGTAACAGACACACCAAAAAGATCTAGGAGAGATTTTGGGCTCGATTGTGATGAGCACTCCACAGAATCTCGATGCTGTCGTTACCCTCTAACTGTGGATTTTGAAGCTTTTGGATGGGATTGGATTATTGCACCTAAAAGATATAAGGCCAATTACTGCTCTGGAGAATGTGAATTTGTATTTTTGCAAAAGTATCCTCATACCCACCTTGTGCACCAAGCGAACCCCAGAGGTTCAGCCGGCCCCTGCTGTACTCCTACAAAGATGTCTCCAATTAATATGCTGTATTTTAATGACAAAGAACAAATAATATATGGGAAGATTCCAGCTATGGTAGTAGATCGCTGTGGGTGCTCATGA